A single region of the Thioalkalivibrio nitratireducens DSM 14787 genome encodes:
- a CDS encoding metalloregulator ArsR/SmtB family transcription factor — protein sequence MIQVPASVVHRLQLLSDVCDRSGTLADRKQMTYIPSVRGILEYQMPRCEHPSARPPAIPATELLGHAAEFFRAMGDLERLRLLTMLQEGERCVGELVGEHEKLSTVSARLQALHRARLLHRRREARHIYYRLADEHVASLLNNALEHAAERLAPPLRPIPEDDSDELPETS from the coding sequence ATGATTCAGGTTCCGGCCTCCGTGGTTCACCGCCTCCAACTGCTCAGCGACGTGTGCGACCGCTCGGGAACGCTGGCGGATCGGAAGCAAATGACATATATTCCATCGGTACGCGGAATATTGGAGTACCAGATGCCTCGCTGCGAACACCCATCAGCCAGGCCCCCTGCAATCCCGGCGACCGAGCTTCTTGGTCATGCGGCCGAGTTTTTTCGGGCGATGGGCGACCTCGAACGTCTCCGTCTTCTCACGATGCTTCAGGAAGGCGAGCGTTGTGTTGGTGAGCTGGTCGGTGAGCACGAGAAACTCAGCACCGTGTCCGCGCGCCTGCAGGCCCTGCATCGCGCCCGACTGCTGCACCGGCGTCGTGAGGCCCGGCACATCTACTACCGGCTCGCCGACGAGCACGTGGCGAGTCTGTTGAACAATGCGCTGGAACACGCGGCGGAGCGGCTTGCGCCACCGTTACGACCCATTCCAGAGGACGATTCCGATGAGCTGCCAGAAACATCCTGA
- a CDS encoding GDCCVxC domain-containing (seleno)protein → MTWPESAYKKTETMPSDASQWYYECQACHALLRPKLGDCCVFCPYGSVRCPPMREAGRDYCC, encoded by the coding sequence CTGACGTGGCCCGAGTCCGCGTACAAAAAGACGGAGACCATGCCTTCAGACGCCTCTCAGTGGTACTACGAGTGTCAGGCCTGTCATGCACTGCTCAGGCCGAAGCTGGGCGACTGCTGTGTGTTCTGCCCCTACGGAAGCGTACGCTGCCCGCCCATGCGGGAAGCGGGCAGGGACTACTGCTGCTGA
- a CDS encoding arsenic resistance protein, protein MFNRLILERHQVWLYLGAIVGGLALGIRDPDIGPLFEPLVWPVLGALLYSTFTQVPLLHLRDAFQDRRFLLALLIGNFVLIPLLVWGLVLVLPDDPALRLGVLLVLLVPCTDWYIAFTQLGRGDPARAIAVTPLNLLLQFLLLPMYLWLMLPSEQFASVLSIGDLARAAIGLIGVPLVLAAISERWIEARPERGVWRDRLAWGPVPLLAIVVFLVAATQVGVVRDSGAMLLAVLPVFVAFALSAALIARVLTRFLSLPVSSGRTLAFSLGTRNSFVVLPFALALPAGWETTVVVIVLQSLVELFAMALYVWWIPRYLFRA, encoded by the coding sequence GTGTTCAATCGGTTAATCCTCGAGCGTCATCAGGTCTGGCTGTACCTTGGCGCAATCGTCGGCGGTCTCGCGCTCGGCATTCGGGATCCGGATATCGGTCCGCTCTTCGAGCCGCTGGTCTGGCCAGTGCTCGGTGCCCTGCTGTACAGCACGTTCACGCAGGTACCCCTGCTGCACCTGCGCGACGCCTTTCAGGATCGGCGCTTCCTGCTCGCGCTGCTGATTGGTAATTTCGTGCTCATTCCGCTCCTGGTATGGGGCCTGGTGCTGGTGCTCCCGGACGATCCGGCCCTGCGCCTCGGAGTGCTCCTGGTACTGCTGGTGCCGTGCACCGACTGGTATATCGCTTTCACCCAACTCGGCCGTGGCGACCCGGCCCGCGCCATCGCGGTCACCCCCCTGAACCTGCTGTTGCAGTTCCTGTTACTGCCGATGTACCTCTGGTTGATGTTGCCGTCCGAACAATTTGCCTCGGTGCTTTCGATCGGTGATCTGGCCCGGGCAGCCATCGGCCTGATTGGGGTACCGCTCGTCCTGGCGGCGATCAGCGAGCGCTGGATCGAGGCGCGCCCCGAACGTGGGGTCTGGCGCGACCGACTGGCCTGGGGACCCGTTCCGCTTCTGGCCATCGTGGTTTTCCTGGTCGCGGCAACACAGGTCGGTGTGGTTCGCGATTCCGGAGCCATGCTGCTCGCGGTGCTGCCGGTATTCGTCGCCTTCGCACTCTCGGCTGCCCTGATCGCACGGGTGCTGACGCGATTCCTGAGCCTTCCGGTCAGCAGCGGTCGTACCCTGGCATTCAGCCTCGGCACCCGGAATTCCTTCGTGGTGTTGCCCTTTGCGCTGGCGCTCCCTGCCGGCTGGGAGACGACCGTCGTCGTGATCGTGCTCCAGTCGCTGGTGGAATTGTTCGCCATGGCCCTCTACGTTTGGTGGATTCCGCGCTACCTGTTCCGAGCGTGA
- a CDS encoding DUF86 domain-containing protein: MTRRDSLDLREYLEHIQQALERIDRYLREIDYVGFLANEEKQDTVLRHLEVIGEAAGNVRRHFPEFSEQYPDFPLRQAYETRNVLAHGYFKVDLAVVWKTVDRDLPHLEAQIREVLDALARPPLG, encoded by the coding sequence GTGACCAGGCGCGACTCGCTGGACCTGCGGGAATACCTGGAACATATCCAGCAGGCGCTCGAACGCATCGATCGCTACCTGCGGGAAATCGACTATGTCGGCTTTCTCGCGAACGAGGAGAAACAGGACACCGTTCTCCGCCATCTGGAAGTCATCGGCGAAGCAGCAGGAAACGTCCGGCGGCATTTCCCGGAATTCTCCGAGCAATATCCTGACTTCCCGCTGAGGCAGGCCTACGAGACGAGAAACGTTCTCGCACACGGATACTTCAAGGTGGATCTCGCGGTAGTCTGGAAGACGGTCGATCGCGACCTACCCCATCTGGAGGCACAGATCCGCGAAGTGCTCGACGCACTTGCGCGTCCGCCCCTGGGGTGA
- a CDS encoding ATP-binding protein has product MAGATKAKRNHHGWVTLFGPSDVGKSHLAAAIGHALIEQGLRVRYFAASALVQELQSAKQALRLSDALAKLDTYRLLDIDDIGYVQRSEAETSVLFELIAHRYEAGSVIITSNQPFSAWDRIFPDDMMAVATIDRLIHHAHVIELSGESYRKKTHTRRLQEATHKLRH; this is encoded by the coding sequence ATGGCGGGAGCCACGAAGGCAAAACGGAATCATCATGGCTGGGTGACGCTGTTCGGTCCCTCCGATGTCGGCAAGAGCCATCTGGCGGCGGCCATCGGCCATGCCCTGATCGAGCAGGGCCTGCGGGTGCGCTACTTCGCGGCCTCGGCCCTGGTGCAGGAACTCCAGTCTGCCAAGCAGGCCCTGCGCCTGTCCGATGCCCTGGCAAAACTGGACACGTATCGGCTGCTGGACATCGACGATATCGGCTATGTCCAGCGCAGCGAAGCCGAGACTTCCGTGCTCTTCGAACTCATCGCCCATCGTTACGAGGCTGGCAGCGTGATCATCACCTCCAACCAGCCGTTCAGCGCCTGGGATCGCATCTTCCCTGACGACATGATGGCCGTCGCCACCATCGACCGGCTGATCCATCACGCCCACGTCATCGAGCTCAGCGGCGAGAGCTACCGGAAAAAGACCCACACACGAAGACTCCAGGAGGCCACCCACAAGCTCAGACACTGA
- a CDS encoding DUF2235 domain-containing protein gives MARNIVLLSDGTANKGGVGHETNVWRLYQALVHDQRQLLCYDDGVGTQDFKPFRLAGGAFGWGLSRNVRRLYGFLVRNWEPGDRILLFGFSRGAFTVRLLAGLITRCGILDFSHYDSEVELNQRIRGAYCAYRRSHFHPQFTERFCLRHARKLQPDAPENDVDARRPPIRFVGVWDTVDAMGVPFDELRDAIDLVIEYSFRDRILSRRVMHGCHALAIDDARKTFHPVMWDERLEPAGDGRIEQVWFAGMHSNVGGGYPKSQMASVALRWMVERVTDVDAVPEAEDHRLRFHPGAIEAIRQDADVHGQLYDSRSGLAAFYRYAPRPLEEIRREYTTGDVRLHPTVWERIAQGTDLYSPHNLGAKVQDAPSLTGTHAWQTAMRHCHSVTRLRQLLYFLLLPLTLALALFFLPPGVANLLAILAGSDAFRHLPVAESWFFSKQHLWAHGAAIVVLIGVLVGVRQFLKGRQDALASAGWASIPDFAQARPKGREILVWASRSSWLAVGRFLARLSASGVPDLIRAFFVRLFALVLYLPLKVGSWLHCRFCFRDLDVSALADPLHLDPGEIRTVHLETRDYLCPTGIELKLGEHYRVRVVDWKGWFDARFRATPDGLEQDETSLPGIMRRSRFLRRRPDQPLLRLLAGVGRGRPIDIGSEETFVSPRTAMLRLFVNDVALFPGFPLWGMRDLFYSNNQGIAMITVERISRESEVE, from the coding sequence CCGCAGGTTGTACGGTTTTCTGGTACGGAACTGGGAACCCGGTGACCGTATTCTGCTCTTCGGCTTCAGCCGCGGCGCCTTCACGGTACGTCTGCTGGCCGGGCTGATCACCCGATGCGGAATTCTCGACTTCTCGCATTACGACTCGGAAGTCGAGTTGAACCAACGGATACGCGGCGCCTACTGCGCCTATCGGCGCAGCCACTTCCACCCCCAGTTTACGGAGCGGTTCTGCCTGCGACACGCGCGCAAGCTGCAGCCGGATGCGCCGGAAAATGACGTCGATGCCCGTCGGCCACCGATCCGCTTCGTCGGGGTTTGGGACACTGTCGATGCCATGGGGGTACCGTTCGATGAGCTTCGGGATGCCATCGACCTGGTGATCGAGTACAGTTTCCGCGACCGGATCCTCAGCCGCCGGGTGATGCACGGATGCCACGCCCTTGCGATCGACGACGCGCGCAAGACCTTTCACCCGGTGATGTGGGACGAGCGCCTGGAACCCGCGGGCGACGGGCGCATCGAGCAGGTCTGGTTCGCGGGGATGCACTCGAACGTCGGCGGCGGTTACCCCAAGTCGCAGATGGCCAGTGTGGCGCTGCGCTGGATGGTCGAACGCGTAACCGATGTCGATGCGGTACCCGAAGCCGAGGACCATCGGCTGCGTTTCCATCCAGGGGCCATTGAAGCGATTCGGCAGGACGCTGACGTACACGGTCAGCTCTACGACTCCCGCAGCGGCCTGGCCGCATTTTACCGCTACGCCCCGCGTCCGCTGGAAGAAATCCGGCGCGAGTACACGACCGGAGACGTGCGCCTCCACCCCACCGTTTGGGAGCGTATCGCACAGGGAACCGACCTCTACTCGCCGCACAATCTCGGTGCGAAGGTTCAGGACGCCCCGTCTCTGACGGGCACTCACGCCTGGCAGACCGCCATGCGACACTGCCACTCCGTGACGAGGCTGCGGCAACTTCTCTACTTCCTGCTGTTGCCGCTGACGCTCGCGCTGGCACTTTTCTTCCTGCCGCCCGGGGTGGCCAACCTTCTCGCGATCCTCGCGGGTTCGGACGCTTTCCGCCACCTGCCGGTGGCCGAGTCCTGGTTCTTCTCCAAACAGCACCTCTGGGCGCATGGTGCGGCGATCGTGGTACTGATCGGCGTTCTGGTAGGAGTCCGACAGTTCCTCAAGGGCAGGCAAGACGCACTGGCGAGTGCTGGCTGGGCCTCCATCCCCGACTTTGCGCAGGCACGTCCCAAAGGGAGGGAGATCCTCGTCTGGGCTTCCCGCTCATCCTGGCTGGCGGTCGGCCGATTTCTCGCGCGGCTATCCGCCAGCGGCGTTCCGGATCTGATCCGCGCCTTTTTCGTCCGCCTCTTCGCGCTGGTGCTGTACCTGCCGCTCAAGGTCGGCAGCTGGCTCCATTGCCGTTTCTGCTTTCGGGACCTGGATGTTTCCGCGCTGGCCGACCCGCTCCACCTCGATCCTGGAGAAATCCGCACGGTCCATCTCGAAACGCGCGACTACCTCTGCCCGACGGGCATCGAACTCAAACTCGGCGAGCACTACCGCGTTCGGGTAGTCGACTGGAAGGGCTGGTTCGATGCCCGATTCCGCGCCACGCCCGATGGGCTGGAGCAAGACGAAACCAGTCTGCCGGGAATCATGCGCCGAAGCCGTTTCCTCAGGCGCCGCCCCGACCAGCCGCTGCTACGGCTGCTCGCTGGCGTCGGGCGCGGGCGGCCCATCGACATCGGATCCGAGGAGACCTTTGTCAGCCCGCGCACCGCGATGCTCCGTCTGTTCGTCAATGATGTCGCGCTGTTTCCCGGGTTTCCGCTATGGGGTATGCGGGACTTGTTCTACAGCAACAACCAGGGAATCGCGATGATCACGGTCGAACGCATTTCGCGGGAATCCGAGGTCGAATGA